The following are encoded in a window of Rhinatrema bivittatum unplaced genomic scaffold, aRhiBiv1.1, whole genome shotgun sequence genomic DNA:
- the LOC115081588 gene encoding zinc finger protein 501-like: MQHQENHTGRKPFKCSECGKSFCQKDNFILHRKIHTGEKRLKCTECGKMLSDKACLRRHQKIHPGEKSFKCGKSFSQKVRLILHQRIHTGEKPS; the protein is encoded by the coding sequence ATGCAGCATCAGGAAAACCATACTGGaagaaaaccatttaaatgtagtgaatgtggtaaaagcttctgtCAGAAGGACAATTTTATATTGCATcggaaaatccatactggagaaaaacgacttaaatgtactgaatgtggtaaaatgCTCAGTGACAAGGCATGTCTCAGACGGCATCAGAAAATCCACCCTGGAGAAAAATCATttaaatgtggtaaaagcttttctCAGAAGGTGCGTTTaatattgcatcagagaatccatactggagaaaaaccaagTTAA